From Hirundo rustica isolate bHirRus1 chromosome 1, bHirRus1.pri.v3, whole genome shotgun sequence, a single genomic window includes:
- the FIGNL1 gene encoding fidgetin-like protein 1, with translation MNIAPVPSSALPQASVMEAPAPSAVHLSDWQESYFAVTSGTCTPGQKADGFRAKILRVQYAWANSEISQVCAANLFKKYAEKYAAIIDSGNAETGLNNYAENVLTLATCQQSDSDKWQSALTTDNVFELKCVQERMQAGKIFRSSQMAPTDARVRADKGVSASAAPAPPKLDVFGGAGETELTAGSAKCASQGPDLLGHPSSSKSLQSSVPPVARTSDMLPAASASLSKQIHPGFQVTPLFGSKEATNSSSLKMSGNCCDGQNLSLFSQSAVPAWSANFGKRKAFYGLADEGSTAIPSLAPCQASISTETNGFSGQRNRNEESSAPGFKTAKEQLWMDQQKKSQNQRAPVSSYGGVKKSLGAGRSRGPFGKFVPPVPKQEGSDNAGAQCKPHGGESTDPSLPVDERLKNIEPKMVELIMHEIMDHGPPVSWDDIAGVEFAKATIKEIVVWPMLRPDIFTGLRGPPKGILLFGPPGTGKTLIGKCIACQSGATFFSISASSLTSKWVGEGEKMVRALFAVARCQQPAVIFIDEIDSLLSQRGEGEHESSRRIKTEFLVQLDGATTSSEDRILVVGATNRPQEIDEAARRRLVKRLYIPLPEASARKQIVTRLMAKEHCSLNEEEIKLIVQKSDGFSGADMTQLCREASLGPIRSLQSMDIATITPDQVRPISFLDFESALRTVRPSVSPKDLELYEAWNQTFGCGR, from the exons ATGAACATTGCACCTGTACCTTCATCTGCACTCCCACAAG CGTCAGTGATGGAGGCCCCCGCCCCCAGCGCGGTGCACCTGAGTGACTGGCAGGAAAGTTACTTTGCTGTCACCTCTGGCACCTGCACTCCCGGGCAGAAGGCAGACGGATTCCGCGCCAAGATCCTGCGTGTTCAGTATGCATGGGCAAACTCCGAGATCTCCCAGGTCTGTGCTGCCAACCTGTTCAAGAAGTACGCAGAGAAATACGCTGCGATTATTGACTCTGGCAACGCCGAGACAGGCTTGAATAACTACGCGGAAAACGTTTTGACTTTGGCAACGTGTCAGCAAAGTGACAGTGACAAGTGGCAATCTGCCTTGACAACAGATAATGTGTTTGAATTAAAGTGTGTGCAAGAGAGGATGCAGGCTGGCAAAATTTTCCGGAGCTCTCAGATGGCACCGACAGATGCCCGTGTACGAGCTGATAAAGGGGTCAGTGCCTccgctgctccagctcctcctaaACTCGATGTCTTCGGCGGTGCCGGGGAGACTGAGCTCACTGCTGGCTCAGCAAAATGCGCAAGTCAAGGACCAGATCTTCTTGGGCATCCCTCATCTTCCAAGTCCCTTCAAAGCAGTGTGCCTCCTGTGGCCAGAACTTCAGACATGCTCCCTGCTGCTTCAGCTTCCTTAAGCAAACAGATTCATCCCGGTTTCCAGGTAACTCCGCTCTTTGGAAGTAAAGAAGCCACTAATAGTAGTTCTCTGAAAATGTCAGGTAACTGTTGTGATGGACAAAATTTGTCTCTTTTCAGCCAGTCGGCTGTACCTGCCTGGTCTGCaaattttgggaaaagaaaagcattctATGGTCTGGCTGATGAAGGCAGCACAGCTATTCCTAGCCTTGCTCCATGTCAGGCTTCCATTTCTACAGAAACCAATGGTTTTTCAGgtcaaagaaacagaaatgaagagAGCAGTGCTCCTGGGTTTAAAACTGCAAAGGAACAGCTGTGGATGgatcagcaaaagaaatctcaaaACCAGCGTGCACCGGTCTCGTCATATGGAGGTGTCAAAAAATCCCTGGGTGCAGGCAGGTCTCGGGGTCCCTTCGGCAAGTTTGTGCCTCCAGTTCCGAAACAAGAGGGAAGTGACAATGCAGGAGCGCAGTGTAAACCTCACGGAGGGGAGTCAACAGACCCATCGCTGCCTGTGGATGAACGGCTGAAGAACATAGAACCAAAGATGGTTGAACTCATCATGCACGAGATCATGGACCACGGGCCTCCGGTCAGCTGGGATGACATTGCTGGAGTTGAGTTTGCCAAAGCTACCATAAAAGAAATCGTGGTGTGGCCCATGCTGAGACCAGACATCTTCACCGGCTTGCGCGGTCCTCCGAAGGGAATTCTTCTCTTTGGCCCCCCTGGGACTGGCAAGACCCTCATAGGCAAGTGCATCGCATGCCAGTCTGGAGCAACTTTTTTCAGCATCAGTGCCTCCTCTCTGACTTCCAAATgggtgggagagggggagaagaTGGTCCGGGCGCTGTTCGCTGTGGCGCGGTGTCAGCAGCCGGCAGTGATTTTCATCGATGAGATCGATTCCCTGTTGTCCCAGCGTGGGGAGGGGGAGCACGAGTCGTCCAGGAGGATAAAAACGGAATTTCTGGTGCAGTTAGATGGGGCAACAACCTCCTCCGAAGATCGCATCCTAGTGGTAGGAGCAACGAACCGGCCCCAGGAAATTGATGAAGCTGCCCGAAGGAGACTGGTGAAGAGACTGTACATCCCTCTGCCAGAAGCCTCCGCCAGGAAGCAGATTGTCACTCGGCTGATGGCAAAGGAGCACTGCTCTCTAAACGAAGAGGAAATCAAACTCATAGTCCAGAAATCCGATGGGTTTTCTGGGGCAGACATGACACAGCTCTGTCGGGAAGCTTCTCTGGGCCCTATCCGCAGTCTGCAGTCCATGGACATTGCGACCATCACGCCGGACCAGGTACGGCCCATCTCTTTCCTGGATTTTGAGAGTGCCCTGAGGACGGTGCGGCCCAGCGTGTCCCCCAAGGACCTGGAGCTCTATGAAGCCTGGAACCAGACGTTTGGCTGCGGCAGATGA